CCCATGGGATATTTCTTTGATTCAGACCTCAGTTACGGACAATAATAAATTGACGTTTGAAGGCATGATGAACTACCATAAGCGATTTGGAAAGCATGACCTAAACGTATTATTGGTAAATTCCTTAGAGAAGACTGAAAATGAATATTTCAGAGCAGAGAAGAGAGATAATGCAGATGCGGCGGTTACGGTTTTTGATGGTTATACCACAGGTGATTTGATTACATCGGATGGAAGGGATTATACGCGAACCCTTATCGGTTATCTTGGTAGAATTCAATACAACTATGATGGGAAGTACATTTTTAGTGGGAGCATAAGAAGAGATGGTTCATCTCAATTTAGCCCACAAAACAGATGGGGTTGGTTTCCTAGTGCCTCTTTAGGTTGGAATGTTTCCGATGAAGCTTTTTGGGAGCCTATTAAAGAAACCGTCAATTCATTTAAAATTAGAGTGGGTTACGGAACTACAGGTAATGATAGATTTGCTTCTTATAGTAACCAGGCAGTTGTTGATCTAGGGCAAGATTATGTATTTGGAAGTGCCGATGTAGACCCCAGTTTAAACTCTACCACAGAAACACCGGCCTTGGGAACAACCCAAGAAAGGTATGCGAACGAAAATGTAAAATGGGAAACTTCCAAAGAGCGAAACCTAGGGGTTGATCTAGCCTTCTTTAACGGCAAGCTTACTTTCTCTAATGATGTGTACGTAAGTGAAAAGAAAGATTTGTTATTCGGAGTTGTAAACCCTCCTTCGACAGGTGTTTTTGGATCAAACAGAAGTAGTATCCTAAATATTGGTGATATGAGAAATACCGGTCATGAAATGGCTCTTAAATTCAATCACTACGGTAAAAAAGGATTCAATTGGAACATGGGTTTAACCTATGCAAAAAACGTGAACTTGGTAACCAAAACAAGTCCTAATAATCCTGTTATATTCTTAGATAACAGTTATATCTCGCAAAGAGGTCCTAGAGAATTGGTAAGTGTAATACGAGAAGGTTATGAGGCGGCTGCCTTTTTCTTGCGTGAGACGGATGGAATTATCAAAACAGAAGAGGAACTTGAAGCTTACAAAGAAATTGATCCTGCAGCTTCTTTGGGACAATTAAGATATGTAGACCAACTTACCGTAGATACAGATGATGATGGTGTTCCAGATGCCGGTGATGGTAAGATTGATCAGGATGATAAAGTATACAAGGGTAGTGGTTCAGAAGACTTTAATATGGGCTTCAATTTTGGAGCCAATTATAAAGGAGTGGATTTTTCTATGAACTGGTACGGTTCTCAAGGAGCAGAAGTAATGAACGGTAGTAAGGCATATGCCTACCAATCGGGTACCCATGCAGATATTTATTACTCATGGACGGTTGTTAATCCACTATCGGATATTCCATATTATGATGGTTCTCCCAATACTAATTCGTATAGAGATGCTTCGGATTATTTCCTGGAAGATGGTTCTTTTATTAGACTCAGGAATATTAGCCTAGGGTATTCGTTACCGTCAAAACTTACGGATAAAATGAAGATAGGAAAGCTTAGGATTTATGTTCAAGCTCAAAATTTATTAACCATTACCAACTATTCAGGTTTTGATCCAGAGGTAGGTAACAATGGGTTTAGTAGTAGAGGTATTGACCAAGGTACATATCCTGTAACATCACAATATAAAGTGGGCCTACAATTACAATTCTAACACAACGAAAGATGAAAAAAACACATAAAATAAAAATGAGAACAGCGAATAGCCTCTGTAGGAGAGCTATGGCGTTGTGCATGCTAGTATTAGTTTCTCAGGCATGTAGCGATGATTTTTTGGATCAGACAAATCCAAATTCCTTGACCACTAAAAGTTTCTGGAAGAATAATTCACAACTTAATCAAGGGTTGAACTCGGTCTATAGCGCATTAAAAAATAATGATGTATTGGGTATTCAAAATGAATCTGTACGTACAGATTTAGCGGTACCAAGTGGTTACAGACAGGCAACTAGACCAGATGAGATGTATTTTCAGGATTTTACGGCAAATACCAAGTACGTAGAGAACAAATGGAATGCACTTTACTTAGGTGTGTTTAGAGCCAACCAAGTCATAGAAAATTATGAGCGCTTGGCTGTAGATTATACCACAGAGGCAGCTGAGGAAGAAGGGTTACGGGTATATGCACAAGCAAGAGCTTTAAGAGGGTATTTCTATTATGTATTGAACGCCAGCTTTAATGAAGGTAATGTGCCATTGGTAAGTTCGGTTCCAAAAGATTTTGAGGAATTTCAGAAGGCATTGTCTTCTTCTGAAGCCGTGCAAGCTTTTTACCGTGATGATTTACAATATGGGATGGACAATTTGCCAACTACATATGCAGATTGGGAGTCTTATGGCAGCAATAATTTAGGACGTATTACTGCGGGAGCATGTGAAGCATTAATGGGTAAAAGTTACTTGGCAGAGAATGATTTTCAAAATGCCGAAGGTTACTTTAAAAATGTAATAGAGAATTATAATTATGCATTAGCAGAAGATATTGCAACTACGGTAACGGGAATAGCGGAGTTTAACTCGGAATCTATTTTTGAAATTAATTATACCACCAATGTTAATCTTGAAACTACGGGTGAAGAGTCATTGGCTCAAAACATTACCTATATTGTTTTTAACGCTAATATTCAACCAAGTTCATGGTTGGCCATGAAGTACCGAGCAGATAAGATTGATCCTGCAGACCCTGCAAATATTAATGTGGGAGCAGATGTATATAATGAAAACGGGGAAATTATAGGTACTGAAGACCGTATGCGTTTGTACAGCAAAAGAATGGGGGATTGTATGGGGCAAGTAGATGACCCGGATTCGCCAATGTATGGTGCAATAAACGGTGAGTACGGTAATGCAACGGGGGTTGCTCCTTTTGCTAGGAACCGTGTTAATATGTTCAAGAAATTCTTGCATTGGAACACTATAGGTGGTGGTGCAGGAGAAGATAGGTCTACATTGATGAATAACCGTTCTGGAATAAACATTCCGGTCATTCGTTTGGCGGATGTGTACTTAATGTATGCGGAATGTATGCTAGAATCGGGAAATCTACCCGAAGGATTAAAGTATATCAACAGGGTTAGAAAGCGTTCACACTTAGTTTTGCTAGGAAAGGCTTCCGAAGCTGGGGCGGAGTTCAATAACTTGGAAACTACTTACATGGATGACATAGATTTTGATTCTTCCAACGGGCAACAGCCAGTTACTGTCCAGAACTTGATGGAGCATTTACGTTTTACGGAAAGACCTTTAGAGTTGTCTTTAGAAGGAGACCGTGCTACAGATTTAAGACGTTGGGGAAAGTTTAAAGAGCAACTGGAACATTTAGCTTCAATAAAGTACGATTACTGGCATTATGAGAAAAACCTTAATGGTAAACATGGTACTAGATTTAAGTGTTTTTTAACTGTTTCGGGAGAAGAGCCTACCACTTATGAGGGTAAAAAAGTCTTTAATCAACCTCCAGAAGTTCAAGATGCTGTTGTGGGAGCGCAGAAGTTTAATGAAAACTTACATGCATACTTGCCAATGCCACAAAGTGAAATTGATTCTAACCTTAATTGGGACGAGTTTGTTCAATAAATCAAATCTAAACAAAAGAAAATGAGAGATATAAAATATAGTATTAGGTTTCTTTTTTTACTGCTGATTATAGTTGGCTGTGAAGATGATGACGAGTACATAGCACCAAATACCTTTGTAGATGCCGCATTTACAACAACATGGGGTACAGCGGTTGTTAAGGATTTAGATATAAACAATTATGGGTCCTTTATGGACCTGTCCAATGGTACCACTAAACATGAGTGGACCATACCGGAAGGAACATTTTTTCTAAAGGGACCTCTACCTACTAAAGCAGATAGTTTTGAGTCGAGCATAATTGAAGGTGCAGGTATGGTATCAGATGAACGAACGGTACATGTACTGTTTACCAAAGGCGATTCACTTACTCCCATAAAACTGCATAATGAATATGAGGAGTATACGGAGTTTGTTTTACCTACTGGGTGGGATGTTGAAACTAACTCATCAATCTTTGACACGTTAAGAACCGTACAAAAAGGTGCGGCTTGGGTTTTAGATTATACTATTATGGTTGATGTCTATGATACTATTGTGGCAGATATGGAGATTAGGACTTTAGGAGGGAATAAAATCGACTTTAAAACTCAGGAAGTAATCGATGTAAAGTTTGGTGATGAACTGATTTTTGAAGATTTAAGTCGGTCCAACAATACCTCTAGACCAACCACTACGGTATGGACAATTCATACGATTGAAGAAAATGAAGAGGATGAGGAAAACATCATAAATGTTAACGAGGAAAAAACGATTGATACGCTTAATTTCAATAAGCGAATTGGGAAGTTTGAAGGTCGTCTGATTTCCAAGAGAGATAGAACCGAAACCGTCCAAGCAGACGAAGAGAGGTATGATATTCCCGTAGTATTTAATATTACCGCTTTGGACGAAGCCTTGGAACAATCGGGAGATGTGTTTGAATTGGCGGACAATACCATTGAAATTCCTTTAAGCTCAAAATTGATAGCGCTAACGGAAGATGTATCTACCAACTTTATGGTAGAGGTTAATGGTGTGGCTAGGTCAGTTGCATCAGTAGCTCAAAACCCTGATAATTTGGATGTACTTGTACTAACGTTGGATACCCAATTGGAAGGTACGGATGCGACCAATACGGTTACTGTATCTTATGATGGTGGTAGTTCTACATTACAGTCCGTAGATGAACGTGTACTTGAAGCTTTTAGCAGCGTGCCTGTTGAGGTATATGTACCTATTCCGGTCAATAGGGTAGGTACAATTCAAAAAGTAACGGAAGACGATGCTATTTTGGTGTCTTTTGATCAAGAGTTGGATCCTGCATCCATAACGGCTTCTGCAGATGCTACAATGGGCTTTTCGGCCATGGTAAACGGTGTTGATGCAATAGTGAGTTCGGTTGAAGCTGATGCTGTTGATGCGTCTAC
This genomic interval from Zobellia roscoffensis contains the following:
- a CDS encoding SusC/RagA family TonB-linked outer membrane protein, with the translated sequence MKNKLLLIRKSRLKLMTLMLGLCFGFASAQELSVSGTVSADGAPLPGVSVVVKGTQTGAVTDFDGLYTINAKSTDVLIFSYIGFATKEIAIKGKTSLNISLEEDASELDEVIVVGYGTQRKKELTGAVVQVKSEELAKTTTSDIGTALQGQIAGVNITASSGQPGEEANILIRGFSSLLDGQNGPLYVVDGIPYNSDPQLSISEIESIDVLKDAASASIYGTRGAGGVILITTKQGKVGKMDIRVNSEYGVQDITSGTPLMSSYQLTYMDMLRGAQSSGKVQGGVNAEIHRNRSWFTNDTSLEDLILNDLAPIQNHSINVSGGKDGLTYNFNASFYDQSGIMINSDYSRFNIRSNTQFTKGNWKIATGLTFKRDEKTLPNYGVFNKILEYKPFQPDIELGQTELTDVTEDDVDEPGGIGPIRNLGGVARNLNTKEVRDGTSNGANIQIDFDATPSLKFTARGGANFSHDKGVRIIPRLDVYNTAGDLIPPNPWDISLIQTSVTDNNKLTFEGMMNYHKRFGKHDLNVLLVNSLEKTENEYFRAEKRDNADAAVTVFDGYTTGDLITSDGRDYTRTLIGYLGRIQYNYDGKYIFSGSIRRDGSSQFSPQNRWGWFPSASLGWNVSDEAFWEPIKETVNSFKIRVGYGTTGNDRFASYSNQAVVDLGQDYVFGSADVDPSLNSTTETPALGTTQERYANENVKWETSKERNLGVDLAFFNGKLTFSNDVYVSEKKDLLFGVVNPPSTGVFGSNRSSILNIGDMRNTGHEMALKFNHYGKKGFNWNMGLTYAKNVNLVTKTSPNNPVIFLDNSYISQRGPRELVSVIREGYEAAAFFLRETDGIIKTEEELEAYKEIDPAASLGQLRYVDQLTVDTDDDGVPDAGDGKIDQDDKVYKGSGSEDFNMGFNFGANYKGVDFSMNWYGSQGAEVMNGSKAYAYQSGTHADIYYSWTVVNPLSDIPYYDGSPNTNSYRDASDYFLEDGSFIRLRNISLGYSLPSKLTDKMKIGKLRIYVQAQNLLTITNYSGFDPEVGNNGFSSRGIDQGTYPVTSQYKVGLQLQF
- a CDS encoding RagB/SusD family nutrient uptake outer membrane protein, giving the protein MKKTHKIKMRTANSLCRRAMALCMLVLVSQACSDDFLDQTNPNSLTTKSFWKNNSQLNQGLNSVYSALKNNDVLGIQNESVRTDLAVPSGYRQATRPDEMYFQDFTANTKYVENKWNALYLGVFRANQVIENYERLAVDYTTEAAEEEGLRVYAQARALRGYFYYVLNASFNEGNVPLVSSVPKDFEEFQKALSSSEAVQAFYRDDLQYGMDNLPTTYADWESYGSNNLGRITAGACEALMGKSYLAENDFQNAEGYFKNVIENYNYALAEDIATTVTGIAEFNSESIFEINYTTNVNLETTGEESLAQNITYIVFNANIQPSSWLAMKYRADKIDPADPANINVGADVYNENGEIIGTEDRMRLYSKRMGDCMGQVDDPDSPMYGAINGEYGNATGVAPFARNRVNMFKKFLHWNTIGGGAGEDRSTLMNNRSGINIPVIRLADVYLMYAECMLESGNLPEGLKYINRVRKRSHLVLLGKASEAGAEFNNLETTYMDDIDFDSSNGQQPVTVQNLMEHLRFTERPLELSLEGDRATDLRRWGKFKEQLEHLASIKYDYWHYEKNLNGKHGTRFKCFLTVSGEEPTTYEGKKVFNQPPEVQDAVVGAQKFNENLHAYLPMPQSEIDSNLNWDEFVQ